In Pseudorca crassidens isolate mPseCra1 chromosome 16, mPseCra1.hap1, whole genome shotgun sequence, one DNA window encodes the following:
- the LOC137209330 gene encoding nascent polypeptide-associated complex subunit alpha, whose amino-acid sequence MPGEATETVPATEQELPQPQAETGSGTESDSDESVPQLEEQDSTQATTQQAQLAAAAEIDEEPVSKAKQSRSEKKARKAMSKLGLRQVTGVTRVTIRQSKNILFVITKPDVYKSPASDTYIVFGEAKIEDLSQQAQLAAAEKFKVQGEAVSNIQENTQTPTVQEESEEEEVDETGVEVKDIELVMSQANVSRAKAVRALKNNSNDIVNAIMELTM is encoded by the coding sequence ATGCCCGGTGAAGCCACAGAAACCGTCCCTGCTACAGAGCAGGAGTTGCCACAGCCCCAGGCTGAGACAGGGTCTGGAACAGAATCTGATAGTGATGAATCAGTACCACAGCTTGAGGAACAGGATTCTACACAGGCAACCACACAACAAGCCCAGCTGGCAGCGGCAGCTGAAATCGATGAAGAACCAGTCAGTAAAGCAAAACAGAGCCGGAGCGAAAAGAAGGCACGGAAGGCTATGTCCAAACTGGGTCTTCGACAGGTTACAGGCGTTACTAGAGTCACTATCCGGCAATCTAAGAATATCCTTTTTGTCATCACAAAACCAGATGTATACAAGAGCCCAGCTTCAGATACCTACATAGTTTTTGGGGAAGCCAAGATCGAGGATTTATCTCAGCAAGCACAGTTAGCAGCTGCTGAGAAATTCAAAGTTCAGGGTGAAGCTGTCTCAAACATTCAAGAAAACACACAGACTCCAACTGTACAAGAGGAGAGTGAAGAGGAAGAGGTTGATGAAACAGGTGTGGAAGTTAAGGACATAGAATTGGTCATGTCACAAGCAAATGTGTCGAGAGCAAAGGCAGTCCGAGCCCTGAAGAACAACAGTAATGATATTGTAAATGCTATTATGGAATTAACAATGTAA